aataacttgatGGATTTGCCATTACGAAAGTTTTTTCAATACTAAACCTAAACTTTGCGAgtttatatttctttaaaaaaaagagaaaaatcatctATGAGGTGACTTCATTGAATAGTTTGCCGTTGAAAGATCATTGAGCAAATTTTCAGAGTGTAacgaaaaaattggagaagaaatgaatttctaGGATAAAGCAAAGGTGACGGATTTTAAGGGAATAATCCATTTTAAGGATCATATGAAATGATTCCTGTAGGTCAATCAAcaagttttcttttggaaattttcatgcCTGTCTCAATGTACAGCGCCTTTTTCAATAGCTTCTATTATAGCTTCCAGCACatcaaaaatagtgaaaattttaactacttattttttcttatctcaatttgtttgttcttgttgttgaAATGTTGTTTTGCTCAGTATTCCACctttaaattcatttcttccacgATTTTTCATTACACTACGAAGATTTACTCACTGCTCCCTCAACAACAGACCAACGCTGGGTGTCATCTCATAAATTCAACGATTGCAAAGCAATAAAATTGCACAGaagtgcagagaaaaaaaaaaacgaaaattgaagGTTGCGAAATTCTTTGCAAAAGCAAGTCAATGacgaaaatttcgagaaaaatttcaatttcatcacAAGAATtgacatttttaattttccgtCTTTCCCAgcatttttctagattttaaagaattttttcagcttttgtAAATCTTGACAACATCTTACCGCATCACTCctggggtttttttctttgatttttcaaatacGTTAATTTTTGGTTGGATAAGTTCATAGAATTTTGACGATAATTATTGACAAGctgtgaaaataaatgaaagccAATATGTCGTTTCtgtcggaaaagaaaaacaccagAAAATTCTTGCACGCCTTTTTTCGCCGACGTCGCTGGAAAAGAGTTAATAACTCTTCCAGTTCCTAACCAAATTCCACCTAATTCGATCATCGATCATTTCAGGAAGTGACGATAAAGATTACAATTGACAACTATGATTTCTAGGATAATTTCCATGCAAAAGTTCATGGATGTGTAACCAGACATGGCCAGGTTTGGAAATACTAATATTTTGCATCTTTTCAAATCGAATGTTTATGTTTccccttagaaaaaaattagaaggcAGTCATGGAGTTTTTTCataagaaataattgttttaaCCGCTTATAATTCTTATAATGCTATCACAATATTACTTATGATTCTTTCCTAACTTAGTAAATAAGGATTTATTTCGATAAACTAATatcattaataattaataataatttataattaatatctaatttactactactactactaataataataataataataataataataataataataataataataactcataaaaagttttttgcaGCTTCGTACGCAAACCAAGCAGCGAAAAGACTAAAAAGCGTTGATTCGTCGATGAAAAAGCAAAGTTATCCAGCAAGATTccacagtgaaaaaaaaactctggaaaaaaacacgTGAAGAAATTTCCCGAGAAGTctgtgaagaggaaaaaacgacGCCATATCCGTAGTTTGCATGGAGGAACACTGTTGAGCGATGAGTGCGATTTAAATGCATTTCCCGCATCGAACGAAGGTCGTCGGTCGGTCGTTCGGTCGTTCGTTCGGTCGGTCGGTTTTTTCTATTGTATTCAGAGCGAACACATATGTGGCGAGGTGCGAGGTGCGAGGTGCGAGCACGTCCCGGCCGGCCGGCCGACTCTTCTGGATCATGTGGACGTCGGACATGTACCCATTCAAGGCGTGTGACGGGGGCATGTACTTAACACATTACCCGCACGGCACTACACCACAGGTGCGTTTTTACTCCGTAGAATCGAATATTTACGTGGTGCACTTGCGCCGGAAAATTGATTCTAAAAAAACGTCTCATATActgaatgaggaaaaaaaaaactccacgaTGTTGGAAATGCTAGAAGCTTATATTTCACTaggaaataaacacaaatCTGTGTATCTGTGGGCGCGGAGAGCGCGCTGTTCCGAAGCGCTGAAGTGGTGTacgatagcaaaaaaaatcgttcaagCGTTCATTTGATTGTATACACACAAGCACACATATATCTGGGGGAGGAGGGCAATAAAACCCCGGAGGGAACCGCAAATCGCAATCCTCCTCCCTCGATTACGAAATGCAAACCGATCCTCGTCCCTTCATCGTAGTCGCCGTTGTCACCGAGTCCGTTGAGCTGACCACAGACACACACAACGTGCCCCCCGTCGCCGTCCAAAGGTTACCTCCTCGTCCTCCTCCtcgtcctcctcctcctcctcctgctCCGTCTGTTTTGATGGACACACAAAACGGTGACAAATGTTTGTTCCAGTCGATGATTtgtgtgaaaataaaatcggCTGACCGCTTTTAAAAGATGAAGTGTCggtgaaaatttaaattttcggATAAACATGGTGGTAAAAGGTACATAAATAAGAAGACAAACAGAAGTATATAGGATATATTGATGTTAATAACATTAGATTTCATAATTATTCAATATTATCCGTGTGAAATATTGGAAGGAAATGGTTTCACTCATAAAACCGATTTTTCTCCAGCCAACGATTGCCTATAACTAGCAAAAACACCAGAATCGGACCAAAAAACCTTCctcagatttctttttccccACTTCAATTTGCTttacaattagaaaaaattgctaCCAAAACCAATCggaccaacaaaaaaaaaacctttccttGACCTTATTCCCCACTTTTgttataaataattattttgaatttgttatataaatttgttgttgttgttgttggttaATTTGCAATTCTCATACAATAACCATAAAGATCGGTCGGCATATTGTTAGATGAAGCTAAACAACAGATAaggattttcttcagaaaaataaaaaattaaataaatagcataaaatataaacaaatgttCTGTCTTAGATAAAATTCCTTATCGTTTATCTGAATCTTAATAGTCGTAAAAATATGATTCACTATTCACTTCATTATTTCTCctgaatttctttgaaatttcgttttcgtttAAGAATTTCCCTGACGATTTCACTCGATTCAAACAAAAGCAATCAACACATCTTCACTCCATTTCACTCAAATCATCctcactttcaaaaattttcaataatttagtCTAATTAAGTCCAGTACCTTGGTCCAAGTCCccacaaaatgaaagaaaagttgaTGAAAAGGGTTCGCTAAGATTCTTTCAGAGGAGGAAGTGCAGATAAATATGCGTACAACGAGAACTTACACAAATACAGAAAAACCAACCGTATTTGATCAAATAAGCAGCTAAGAAAGAGATTTCCTCCCGAGAAGGGAGAGTTATCTATGTATTTACATGGCAACGTACTATTGAGAAATATCTCTGAGACTCACAACTCAATAACTCCGCccagtcgtttttttttttgcctccaCACTCACTAGGTCCCAATAATGTGGTTGCACCCTGCAGGGAACATGCAAATTTTATTAGCGACATTCGAAAAAAGCAGTATATTcaataaatagaatagaacGTGGATGTTCACGGTTCAATGGTCAGGTAAAACGGTTCCCCTTCGTACCATCGCGGTTtttattttaggattttcaCACATGAAAGGAATCCGCAGGAATTGTGAGATAGGATTTTCTATAGTCTAAATACTACTggattttaattgaaaataaaataattgcatATACATTACGCACTTTCACCAAAACTCTTTCAAGGCAATAGAAATCAGGAGAAATATGTGATTataaattcaagaaaagttccggagaaagaaaattaatctGATTTGTAAATTGATCTCATTCGGTATTTTGTGCAAAATTCTATTCCAATgagatcattttaaaaatcagaTTAATTTGAAAACTTGCTTATTTAATATCATAACTGGACTATAAAACCATATAATTGATTCTATCTTGTCTACAGATTTCCTTCGATCCGTATCCAACTCCGTTTGTGCACCATGACATCCTAAATATTGGCTTTCCCTAGGAATTAGTGGAGATCCGTATAGTCAAATAATGATGATTGTTGATTTAtgttatttaaatatttacacATATAAATGAGGCAGCTAAAGGTGACGCAAGACAACTAGCACATGAGAAGAATGCAAGGAAAATGTAATAGACGCTTTTAAAAGATTCTAGATAAAACCTCTTGAGAGATACTATGACAAGAGAGGTAAAAAAATCCagggaaaaaagagtttaCAACTGGAGTTTGCATGAAGCGTTGTGAGTAcgaattttcagaaatctcTGATATTACAAGAAAACAGCAGACCTCTAAGAGCTTTCTCGTTTTCTCGCAATGtccgaaaattctggaaattaaGGCTTAGTATAATGTCGGATGCTCAAATCCTTATAGATTCCGACAATCTTGGAATGGTgtgattttattgttgttttcggAGCGAGGTGATAAACGGGAAATTTTCTAGAAGCTTCTTTATAGGAAGATTTTATCGCTATTTAGGAAGCTGAAGTTTTGAATGATGtaggagtaaaaaaaatgtgaataattGCTACAACTAACTATAGGAAAAGCTATACACCATCGTTAACTCTGGAAAAACACTGAAATCCCTGAAAGACAGGAAACGAACGGCAATCTAGAGAGCTGACACCTTTGGTTGCTGGTTACCGGTTACTGGCAGTACTTATGTCTGCTCGAGCAGCCGCAACACATCCGCAGCAACTCGCTCACGCCTAAGTATTAATCTAGACTACAACTTGCGACTTCAGTGCCTCAAAAGAAACCTCATTTTGACACTTCTCGACCTCTTCACCATAATTATTCCCTTACGTTGAAGAAAAGGTCCTAAAAAACTAAAGTTGAGTTGAAAAGAATCATTAGTGGTGTAAAAGGATCAGGCAacccaaaaaagaaacgacaGACTTATTCATGCAGTGtcgttttttatatttatttttctgacaTTTGCTCTTAAATATCCGGTTCCATTcggacttctttttctttctttctcctctcccttccttctttctcctcTCTTTCTGTCTTCCTTGGGCTGTTCCCGTTCTTCTAAAACTTCTACTTCCTCAAATTATCATCGCAGATAACATTAATTCATTAATCAGTGTTCTTTGATGGGAACGAAtacgaaaatttctttcaagaatAAAACGAGCAAAAATCACTTTAACCGATCCAATTGccataaaaattttgatatcAAATGAAATGTTACGAAATTCTCCTATGaatctgttcaaaaaaaagacagcgccAGTCTTCCCTGACAATAAATTGAGTTCCGGTTTTAGTAaggtttgtaattttttttgttcgtaagattCTCTGAATCAGACAAattgtgttccattttttaatctttattttctggtgcaccgttaatgtatgtgaataaataaataaataaatttgtcgAAATGAGTATGTAAAATGAGTTTTGtcgaaaaaatcaacgaaattTCACCGAGGATCTCTCCAAGAATATCGCCGTAAGCAATAAACCAAGTGAAGTCAACGATACGAGCCATAAGCGCCGTGCAGAGACCAATTAGTCGTCGTACATCTGGCATTACTCTGTACAATGCCTACTAAGCTCATAAATCTTGTGATGTTAATTGGATGAATGTAGGGAAAATTTAGCGACAACAAAAAGATTCTCTTCCAGATTTGTTCACGTAATAGAATGAATTGTATCTTCCCCTAAAATAATGCTTTTGCCAACTcttataaattaaaataggaataaaaaaaggatttattAGTTTAAATGGAATACATCTTAGAGCTTTAAAATTCTTCTACGttagttttagaaaaaaaatactaaaaaaaactaaagaatcctgctttatttctggatgatcCTATATTATGTTAAGCGCGAGAGCAAAGCTATTATAGATTTCTACTAAAGTCACAGCACTAGTCACCGACGTAAGAAATTCATAAGTAAgtgaaaagttgttttttttttcttctttcaaaagtcACATCATACAAGCTCCAGACTATCCACCAAACTCGTAAACGTAGGTCAGAACCGTAAAGTCGTACCTttagcttcgaaaaaaaatcaaagaacgACATTTTTATGACGTTGTCTGCAACTAACCGTGAGTCCCATGCTTGATAATTACCATATTAATGGATGAAATCAAGGATAGGAATTTCCTTCGTTCGTATCGATCGATATGGAATAAGCCGCCATTTTCATTGATACAGTGGGCCGTTCCAAAATTAATACGgttttctgtacttttttcacaaaactgaaacaaacgaagttctttttcctatttaaAACATACTCTCCTTTACTTCCTACTCACCTGCCCCATAAACCAACTAATATTACTAGTATTGTTGTTAGACTTCATGCAGACATTCTCTACCTCCCCctcatccccccccccccccctctctctctctctcttctacTCTATAAATAAtgcaattaaaaaaacagcattatCCAATCATGTTGGATGACTTAGTATTCCGTAACACAAGGCAGAAGagcgaaaaaagcaaaatcatatagtggggtcaaaacgacatgaagcacggtgcaattgcgtaagcggctgcgctcgaagcgatgcggtggagacagcggttggaatcgacgttAGACCATGCCGACTTGCAGAGATGGGTAGCGGtggcgaggatccttacacgatccaaccgctacgctccgcaaccgcaccgcttcgagcgcagccgcttacgcaactgcaccgtgcttcatgtcgttttgacccagctAGAGCTTGCTCAGTCCAATCAGAAACTGATccctttttttgagttttgaagGCAACACACTCATTACTACGGTAAGAGCAAAATTATCCTGATTCCGATTCACTTGCGACCTTACGTAATCGATTACAATCGAGATGGGACTTTCGTCAGCTTCAATGGGACTGCTGGGATGAGTACGAGTCCCGCTACGCCACGTACGCAGCGCAGACATCTATATAATTGCACAAGGTTTCACCTATGTGACTGTATGACTCATGGAGACATCTGCTTGTCGTTACCATCTTATTCATCTCAATATAGATGAAAGGGGAGCAGAAGGGGATTATGACATTCGTATCCTCGGATGCAGCTTCTTCAAGGAATACCAGATGGTGGTGACGTTTGCTACGCTTAATCCCTTGTCTACTACAAACATTCTGTGCATTGACGTCACACAGGACGTCAAAACTCGACACATTTCAAACATATACCTACAATTTTGCTGTCTGAACCGTGAAATACTGGTTCGCAAGACCTAAGAGTCTCGGATTAATTCCTAGTGTCCTAAAATAATCTAACACTAACCAAATATGGAGGAtagtgaaaatgaatgaaaattaaattatgagCACATCACCATGACGCAGGATCCGCTATATATGAAGTCATCTCATAAATAATATTGTTTTTCAatcgataaataaataaactcaaATCTGAAGTGCACCGTCAGacaaaaatagtagaaaaagatggaaaacagTGTATCCTAGACCTGGAtaagattttttgtttgtcttaATTTTGAGGAATAGAGCAATTATAGAATGGAATGATCCACTAGGATGATGTTTCTGGATGTTCTGATATCTTCTGGATCCATTATGGTCGTCCATGTTCTTATCGCGACTCCTTCCTTACCGATTGTATCGTTATACTATCCATAACGTTAcggttaaaagcatcaccccacgaatctggggtggtacggatttccggtggagtattcgtatacgggatcgtggattttggagaggtgggtgattccgtccatttcttcttaattgccgtaaaaaacggctcggaagacacggtttcgagcgttccgggggccctattttctacaacgacttcgattggagcgcgccagccctgcgcacgcgccgcatcttccgggccgttttttacggcaattaggaagaaatggacggaatcaccccctctccatgatctgttatcccgtgtacaaatactccacttcaaatccgcaccacctcagattcgtggggtgatgcctttaaggtttgTAATAGTGTACCTACGACGGGTTTCTTTCGTTGgaactttttatttgcttgacATTTCGGCTTGTATGTTTATATATGGTTTTTACATTATtacaaaacatagacagaatatgccgaggtttcaagacgaAGAGAACGTTCGAACTGCTACTGTTAAGCTTAAGATAAATGTCTTCGGATTCTCTggacacttttctttttctccttaaccTTTTTTTGACTCGATGCATTGAATATTATAGCATGATGCTGAACGATAAATCACATCTATCTTTGACTTTACAGGTTCCATGCGAAATATGACTGAATTCCGAAACGTTGACCTCAATAAAGTGACTCAGAGCAGGTTAAATTTACCATCTGTTCAGGATAGTTATAACCCTCAATAGGCGACTGTAGAGCGAATGCAATTTGAATCTTTTGGATGGGTTCTGAGTCAGAAGTAACCTCATCGTCAAtgacgatgaaaaaaaatgaaaaatga
This window of the Necator americanus strain Aroian chromosome III, whole genome shotgun sequence genome carries:
- a CDS encoding hypothetical protein (NECATOR_CHRIII.G9496.T1), giving the protein MQTDPRPFIVVAVVTESVELTTDTHNVPPVAVQRLPPRPPPRPPPPPPAPSVLMDTQNGDKCLFQSMICVKIKSADRF